Within Sorghum bicolor cultivar BTx623 chromosome 2, Sorghum_bicolor_NCBIv3, whole genome shotgun sequence, the genomic segment CGGCCGGGAGGAGGCGCTGGGTGAGGAGGTGGTGGACGAAGGTACCGTCAATGAGGACCTTGTACGGCTCGCGGAAGCCGAAGCAGGTGGTGTAGAACTTGACCGCTTTGCGGTTCTTTGAGCGCTTCTTCACCCGCATCCTGATTACTGGGTGGGCGGCCGCAGCGGCGTGCGGCGACGGGAGGGCGGAGTCACGgaggagacggcggcggcgttaAGAACCGGCGAGTGGAGGCGGTGGTGAACGGGCAGGAAAGTAAAGCCGTGCTAGGGCTTTTGGTTCATCACGCGGCTCCTCTGCTTGCTGGGCTGAACTGGGCCCCATGGAATCAGCGATGACAAAGCCCACTTTATGTCGCTGACCAACAATCACAATTTCTCTGATAGGCCAAAAGGTTTGGTGGGCTTTTgagactaaggccctgtttagattagagatgaaaattttttgagtgtCACATCGCATATATCGGAAGAATGTCagaagaggtttttagaaagtaacaaaaaaacaaattacatagctcatctggaaactgcaagaaaaatctattaagcataattaatctgttatTAGCACATGTGGATTACTGTagtacttaaggctaatcatagactaactatgcttaaaagattcatctcgccattctcaaccaaactgtgtaattagtttattttttatctatatttaatgttccatgtatgtgtccaaaaattcgatgggatggatgaaaaaattttgagtggggaactaaacagagcTGCTCTATAACGTTTTGCTGCAGAGCCGTTTTTTTATGAAAATCAGAGGAGCTAGAGCAGTTCAGGAGTCATAAATTCAAAGGAGCCCTTCAAGACACctcggccttgtttaattcactccgaaatccaaaaagttttcaagattccctgtcacatcgaatcttgcggtacatgcatgaagcattaaatatagatgaaaataaaaattagtcacacagtttgactgtaaatcgcgagacgaatcttttgaccttagttagtctataattagacaatatttaccacaaacaaacgaaagtgctacagttccgaaaacttttcagttttcgaactaaacaaggccctcctCAAAGTCAGAGTCCGTTAGTTTGTCGGATAACAGTATTTTTTTTCCACAATAAATTATAGTATAACTTTTCAGACCGTCAGTTTGGCACGAATTACAAAGTTGGCACTAGCAGCAGAATGTTCGAGATTCTACCGGAGctcttagaccttgtttagttcccaaaaaatattgcaaaatttttcagatttctcgtcacatcgaatctttagacgtatacatggagtattaaatatagacgaaaataaaaactaattgcacagtttgatcggaattgacgagacaaattttttaagcctagttagtccatgattagacaatatttatcaaatacaaacgaaaatgctacagtacccattttgcaaaattttttgcaactaaacaagtccttaaccTTTTCACAACAAGAATTCTGAAATCAATATTTTTTATAGGCACATGAATGACGCGCCCAAACAAAATATTCGCCGCAGGTCGGTGACATGATCTTTCAGGCCGAGTAGGTGAACACCCACCCGTTTCCGTGGTGACGTCGTACGGAGTACTCATTCCTGGTTGCACAGCCAGCAACAGACGGAACACCCTTCTCTTACTGACGAGTGGCGCCAGGAGATCTCGGGCCCAAAGTGTCAGAGACTATCACCTAACCGAGCCGCAACCGGAGTCGGTTCCGAGGCCCTGCGTGATTAGCTTAACCACAGCTCCGGTTTAAACCGAAACCCACACTGCTAATCGGCCATCAGTTTACACAAAACGCAGGATCGGCATCGCCTCCCGGGCTGGGGGGCTTAACTCGAGTCGCTAATCCTTTTCCTCGTATCGCCCCGTCTCCAACCTCGCTCGCCGCCATGGAAGGTTCGAAGGGGAGCGGAGGTGGCGGGGATGGGGCCGGGCCCGAAAAGCCCAGCGCCGAGTCGAACCCTAGCCTGAATCCGCCCCCACCTACCGCGGCGGCGACCGAAGCCACGGATGACGGtggcgccgcggccgcggctgCGGCCGAGGCGGCCAGGCGGCCCTTCACGGCCCTCAGCCAGGAGGAGGCTGACCTCGCCCTCGCCCGCGTCCTGCAGGAGCAGGTAAGCGATGATAAGATCTCGCGGCCTCGGGGCCCGCTCCTAGGGTTCCTTGCCCCCGGGCGATTAACCCGTGCTTCGGATCGGTGCAGGAGCGGGCGTACATGTTGCTCCGGATGAACGGGGGCGGTGGCGAGGGCAGCGACTACGGGAGCTCTGATGCAGGGAGCTACGAGTACGACGAAGAGGGAGAGGAGGATTACGAAGAAGAACTGGAGCACCACCTCCGTGTCCACCACCACGGGCACCCCTCGGGCGATggtgagggagagggagagggcgaGGCCGAGGGCGCCGAGGGGAGCGACTACGACGAAGAGTTCGAGGAGGACGAAGAAGGGGAGCCGGAAGTAGATCCCGCAGAGTTTGAGGACGATGAGGCTTATGCGCGTGCGCTGCAGGATGCTGAGGAGCGTGAGGTCGCCGCGCGGCTTATGGCTCTCGCTGGTCTCAGCGATTGTGAGCACAAATGATTCATTGCCCCCCAACCCCAGCTCAGTTCACAATTTAGTTGGTCGCTGGTTTGTAATTTTGGCTTTCCCTTGCAGGGCGGACAGTGGATGTGGAGCATGAGGAGGACCATGTGAATGATCCACAGGTTGTGATTCATCTCATCTAGTtgctgaattttatctttcttgCTAGGAAAGGTCACTTGAGTTTGCAATTAATGGTTTCACAACAAACAAAATGCCATAGTCTGACCTTTGATAATTTCTGCGCCTGCAAACTAATGgagttgttctttgatcaatgcAACATGCATGATGTTTCATAACAGTCATCAtgatttgtgccatagcttattgattcagctaaaataattttgacTTGTTGGTTATTGATACCATAGTACTTTCCTTTGATAGATTGTTGATGTTATGTCCTACCTGGAACACAGGAACACATCTACTATTTTTCTTTCTAATAAATTGATGCATTTTGATTGTACAGATTCTAGGGGTCTACCTTGACTTTTTTAGTGAAGGGAATATCAGCTGCTCATTTATATGTTAGTTAAATTGTATTTCTCACTTATTAAAATGAAATGATGTTGCAGTGTGAGTTGCAGCTTAAATGTTGATTGTAAATAAAACCACACTAGACTAATGCCTCTTTGGAAGTGGTCTTGGAGACATCTTGGCCATTTAAAGAGCTGTCTATATGTGCATGAATTTTCTTCATGATGTTTTTGTTCTATAAAAAATTAGTATGGATTCAATGCTATTAAGTTAGATTGCATTTATTTTTTCTTGTTTGGCTTCAACTGTCAATGATATTTTTTCTAGTTTAGGATCTAAATAAGGAGTCATATCTACTTTTGCTGTTATAGTTATGATTGGGTTTTCCTTTAGTAAGCTTGAATTGTCTGCCCTTCTAGCAATAAAATCCAAAAGCAACATATGTCATATTTTTATGATTACTAGTCAGGTACTACTATTGTCCTCAGTTTTGTAGGGATGGTTCATGGTTGGCATATTTCCCAGTTATTCCTACTGTTATTACATAGGGGAAATTTATGTCATTGTTCACATATTGGTCTTATTTTCTCttgtacttgtttttaatcagTCAACTATAATGAATGATAAACAACTTACATTTCTGTATGCTTTTATGAAAATCCAGGAGGCATGGCAAGAGGTTGATCCAGACGAGTACTCTTATGAGGCAAGTTACATTGCTTGTTCTCTTATCCTTAGTTCTCCAAGCTCCTCATTTGAAGCTTCATACATCAATATGTGATGTTATGGTTCTCATGTTGATGTCAGGAGCTAGTCGCATTGGGTGAAGTAGTTGGCACAGAAAACAGAGGTCTCTCTGCTGATACACTTGCTTCTTTACCTTCAGTAACATACAAGATGCAAGATGTTCAGGATGGCAACACAGAGCAGTATGTGCAAATAATTGAAGTTTTATAGTTTTGTAATGATCTTTATGAAGTCTTGATGTATCATTATTGTTGATAGATGTGTGATTTGCCGCGTGGAATTGGAGGAGGGTGAATCTTTGATTGCACTTCCCTGCAAGCACTTATACCATCCTGAATGCATAAACCAGTGGCTGCAAATAAATAAGGTATGATGGACCTTCATAAGCTCCACATAATTGAATGGCTAGAAAGTTCATTTCATTAACTCGTTGGTCCTTAAATACTATTGTGATTCTATGAATTATCTCAGACTGTCACACAAACATATACCTGGAGGAATGTATAGTATACTATGTTTGGTAATAACTTCTAGTCAAAATAAAAAGCTTAAGAATTTTCTGTTGGCCGGTTTGTCAACTGTTGTTCTTATTCTAGTTGTGCAGCTGTGTTTAGTTCAtcattttttcttaaaaaaaaaatgattgCATATGAAACATAGAATGTCAATGGTATTGAGGGTTGCAGTAATAGGGCAGCAATCTATACATTTGAATAAGAATATTCTGTTATTTGCTTGACATAGTCCCTAGATTTGTAATCATGGTCAAGATGTCTGGTGCCGTTACATTGTATTAGACTGAAGTTGTGAGCCTTCTAGTCGTAATGGAGCCTACAATGTTCTGTCATGGTCTAGTGAGGTTTTGGTTAACTGACGTTCCGTCATGTTTCCATGCGGATTCATGTAATTTTGTTGTTGTGGTAATGAAATTTGGTTACACCATGTGGTGGGGGAAAAagaagatttgaaagcttagcAATCAACAAATCTTGGAAGCTGGTATCTAAACCTGATAATGGTTTTGGCACAACCGGTTTTTTGTAGATTGGTTTTTTTGTTGGGCCTATTTGGTTTGGGTGCCACTGTGGCACTGCCACATGACCTGAGCAGGCTTATGGGTTGGTTGGGTCTGGGTTAGGAGTCACTGTGGATTGGTTTGGATCAGCTTCAGTCTAAGCAGTGCAGTCTCCTAGCAGTCTGAAACTGTGAATCGAACCCATCCATACCCTTGGTCTTTGATATGCGCGTTCGGGTGCGGCGGATAAGGCGCCGGCCGCCGGCGGGGCGATAGGGACCCGGGCATGTTGTGCTGGAGATGATCGGCGGCGTGAGGGAGCGGGCAGAGCAGAGGGCAGCGGCGGCAGCAACGTGGGCGTGTGCGGTGGCTGCGGCTAGCTTGGGGCAGGCGGGGCCTGGCGTGCTGGTGTGGTGGGCGATGCCCTTCCAGCCGGCGTACGTACCGGCAGCTAGTATCTGTCCATGGCCTGGCTGATGAAGAACATGGACTTGCAAGGGTCCGCGGCGGACACGGTCAGGAGAGCTGACCGGCCGTTGTAGTTGCATGAGGAGGCATCTGGTGGCGGACGTGTTCTGCTGCCTGCTGCATCTTGACGTCAAAGAGTACTGCGCTTCTTCCTGCTGCCGACGTCGTCGCTGAGTCACCAATCGCACATGCTGGCGCCCGCCTCGGCTGGGGCTGCATCGCTGTAGTAGTTCGCAGTAGCTAGCTTGTTACTCAACTTCGTCGTAGGACAGGAAGCGGAAGCGGCAGCAACATGCAGACAACTAGCAAGCGCCACAGAAGAGCCTATCCAGGAACCTGACATCACCGCACATGGACACACGGTGGTGACGACCATTGAAACATTCGTTCACAGTTTGTTCACGGTTCTACTATGGTCTGGAACCATAGTTTAAATAAATAGTTTGGACTGTACATACGGTCTGGTTGAGTTAGTTTTGGAGAAAAGAAGAATGCTGTGGGGCGGAACGGGCTGACGTCTAATTTAGAAATGATTGGTCTGGGTGGCCTGGTTTCCAGATCATTACCAGGTTTACTGGTATGCTCACCAATGGACACTTGGGGATATATTATCTAGGTTTTACATGATGTTTAGAGACAAGATACCTCTATACTTTGCCTGTGACTGGTTTCTCTTTATTTAATCAGTATTGAGTTGTGATACTCTTAAGTTGATCAAGAAAACTTAGTGCCTTCAAAAGGttataatgttttatgtatcTATGGAGGCTGGCAAAACCGCTGTAATTGCTGCACAGCTGTAGTCAGGTCAAGTTTGATGGTCTGCTTGACTCCTGTTATCATCTTACTTTCTGGCACAATGACTAGCTATAGGCTAGCTGTATTCACTATTCATATTGTCAGTCCGTCTCAGCATTCCTACTATGGCAGATTATGCTATGTGGATCCTTCCTTATCTTGCAAAGTAATAGGTTGTAGCTGTATACATATTCTTCTATATATTTCAGCGATCCTGCAGGCATCATGCCAGGTCGATCCCTACTTTGAAAAGTAAATTCTATTATGGCCACCACCTGGCTTGAGTTAATTTCAACATGTTTTCCAATCAACATGATGTGGATACTTGTAAACAACAGTTTTCGTTGCTCCAAAATGTGACAAAACACTCCCTGATTCTTGC encodes:
- the LOC8066938 gene encoding E3 ubiquitin ligase BIG BROTHER-related translates to MEGSKGSGGGGDGAGPEKPSAESNPSLNPPPPTAAATEATDDGGAAAAAAAEAARRPFTALSQEEADLALARVLQEQERAYMLLRMNGGGGEGSDYGSSDAGSYEYDEEGEEDYEEELEHHLRVHHHGHPSGDGEGEGEGEAEGAEGSDYDEEFEEDEEGEPEVDPAEFEDDEAYARALQDAEEREVAARLMALAGLSDWRTVDVEHEEDHVNDPQEAWQEVDPDEYSYEELVALGEVVGTENRGLSADTLASLPSVTYKMQDVQDGNTEQCVICRVELEEGESLIALPCKHLYHPECINQWLQINKVCPMCSAEVSTSGNKEP